The following are encoded together in the Pseudomonadota bacterium genome:
- a CDS encoding Gfo/Idh/MocA family oxidoreductase, which translates to MNIALIGCGYWGKNYLRVFDELTETNLVEVVDQNPAVLAQVKNKYPLIETSTDYRATLAKANIDAVVVATTASTHLPIAEEAIRNGKHLLVEKPLAIDPADCLRLTERAEQAGVLLMVGHTFLYNDSVRKMKDILKEEASGEIYYLTARRNHLGTIREDVSALWDLAAHDIAIFSYLLDQEPLSLSAVGGCYLREGREDVCFMTLNYPGGVMGNIQVSWVDANKVREVIAITGNRRIVFNDLDTLESIRVFEKGISYDEGAESFGEFQYLLRDGNIFSPKVERKEPMKNQCLHFVRCIEDGKRPISDGRNGTMVVRVLRAASESMRRHGKEVVIEKSA; encoded by the coding sequence GTGAATATTGCTCTCATCGGGTGTGGGTACTGGGGGAAGAACTATCTTCGGGTTTTCGACGAGTTGACGGAGACAAATCTCGTCGAGGTCGTCGATCAGAACCCCGCTGTCCTGGCCCAGGTCAAGAATAAATATCCGTTGATTGAGACCAGCACCGATTATCGGGCAACCCTTGCCAAAGCGAATATTGATGCGGTTGTGGTGGCGACCACTGCCTCGACCCATCTTCCCATTGCCGAGGAGGCCATCCGCAACGGCAAGCATCTCCTCGTCGAAAAGCCCCTGGCCATCGACCCGGCCGATTGCCTGAGGCTGACCGAACGTGCCGAGCAGGCGGGCGTTCTTCTGATGGTCGGACATACCTTTCTTTACAATGACTCTGTCAGGAAGATGAAGGATATCCTCAAGGAGGAAGCCTCGGGAGAGATCTATTATCTGACGGCCCGGCGTAACCACCTGGGGACCATTCGTGAAGATGTCAGCGCACTCTGGGACCTGGCAGCCCATGACATCGCCATATTTTCCTATCTCCTGGACCAGGAACCTCTTTCCTTAAGCGCGGTGGGCGGGTGTTACCTCCGTGAGGGGCGGGAAGACGTTTGTTTCATGACCCTCAACTATCCGGGAGGAGTGATGGGGAATATCCAGGTCAGCTGGGTGGACGCCAACAAGGTTCGCGAGGTGATTGCGATCACCGGCAACCGACGGATCGTGTTCAATGACCTGGATACCCTGGAAAGCATCCGGGTTTTTGAAAAAGGAATTTCATATGATGAAGGAGCCGAATCCTTTGGAGAGTTTCAGTACCTGCTCCGGGACGGCAATATCTTCAGCCCGAAGGTTGAGCGGAAGGAACCAATGAAGAATCAATGTCTTCATTTTGTCCGCTGTATCGAGGATGGGAAGAGGCCCATCAGCGATGGTCGAAACGGGACCATGGTCGTTCGGGTTCTCCGGGCCGCCAGTGAATCAATGCGCCGGCATGGCAAAGAGGTTGTTATTGAAAAATCTGCTTGA
- a CDS encoding N-acetyltransferase, with translation MAKRLLLKNLLEIGEGLCRDDNVVIGYAAERLDQSQPLSLGASARLRSGTVIYEGSVIGAHFATGHNVVIREQNRIGDRVSVWSNSVIDYGCRIGSNVLIHCNVYIAQFTVIEDDVFIAPGTMVANDKYPVDRNNLKGPTICRGARIGVNSTILPGIRIGRDAMIGAGSVVTHDVPDGMTWYGVPARAAG, from the coding sequence ATGGCAAAGAGGTTGTTATTGAAAAATCTGCTTGAGATCGGCGAAGGGTTGTGCCGCGATGACAATGTCGTCATCGGGTATGCCGCCGAGCGCCTCGACCAGTCTCAACCGCTCTCCCTCGGCGCCTCGGCCCGTTTGCGGAGCGGGACCGTGATCTACGAAGGGTCGGTCATCGGTGCGCACTTTGCCACCGGCCACAACGTGGTGATCCGGGAACAGAACCGGATCGGAGACCGGGTCAGTGTCTGGAGCAACTCGGTGATTGATTACGGTTGCCGGATCGGATCGAATGTGTTGATCCACTGCAATGTCTATATTGCCCAGTTTACCGTGATCGAAGATGACGTTTTTATCGCTCCCGGGACAATGGTCGCCAATGATAAATACCCGGTGGACAGGAATAATCTTAAAGGGCCCACAATCTGCAGGGGGGCGCGGATCGGGGTGAACTCCACGATCTTGCCGGGGATCCGAATCGGCCGTGATGCCATGATCGGGGCCGGCAGTGTCGTCACCCACGACGTTCCGGATGGGATGACCTGGTACGGGGTGCCAGCGAGGGCTGCCGGATGA